The Streptococcus sp. 29896 genome includes a region encoding these proteins:
- a CDS encoding neutral zinc metallopeptidase — translation MKLDDLRQSKNIEDRRGQPSSGINYRQASGGSNLLFSLLFSRLGWKGKLVLILVFLLFGGMSGLGNLLPGSTSYNQYQSSQVTTSGTNISDQDAIFMSKVLGSTEDFWTQEFANNGYTYDAPTLVFYSDQTQTGCGIGSSQAGPFYCSADQKIYIDTTFYQELSNRYNAAGDFAMAYVIAHEVGHHVQNELGILGAYHQKRAKLSDKEGNALNVRLELQADYYAGAWAKYVEGQGLLEVGDIEEAMNAAHAVGDDTLQQEAYGRTVPDSFTHGTSAQRKKWFDLGYTHGDLAHGDTFSVANP, via the coding sequence ATGAAATTAGATGATCTGAGACAAAGTAAAAACATAGAAGATCGCCGAGGGCAACCCAGTTCTGGTATAAACTATCGACAGGCAAGTGGCGGTAGCAACCTTCTCTTTAGCCTCCTCTTTTCAAGACTGGGTTGGAAGGGTAAATTGGTCTTGATTCTGGTCTTTCTACTTTTTGGCGGAATGTCTGGCTTGGGAAATCTCTTGCCAGGATCGACCTCCTATAACCAATACCAGTCCAGTCAGGTAACGACCTCTGGCACCAATATCTCCGACCAAGATGCCATTTTCATGAGTAAGGTCCTAGGCTCAACAGAAGACTTTTGGACACAAGAATTTGCCAACAATGGCTACACATATGACGCTCCAACCCTGGTCTTCTACTCCGATCAGACCCAAACTGGATGCGGAATCGGATCTTCTCAAGCAGGTCCCTTCTACTGTTCTGCAGATCAAAAAATCTATATTGATACGACCTTCTATCAGGAATTGTCCAACCGCTACAATGCCGCAGGCGACTTTGCTATGGCATACGTTATTGCTCACGAAGTTGGACACCATGTTCAAAACGAATTGGGAATCCTTGGTGCCTATCATCAAAAACGCGCTAAGTTATCTGATAAAGAAGGTAATGCCCTCAACGTTCGTTTGGAGCTACAAGCGGACTACTACGCTGGAGCATGGGCCAAATACGTGGAAGGTCAGGGTCTCCTGGAGGTTGGAGACATCGAAGAGGCCATGAATGCAGCTCATGCTGTTGGTGATGATACCCTCCAACAAGAAGCCTATGGCCGTACCGTTCCTGATAGTTTCACACATGGGACCTCTGCCCAACGTAAAAAATGGTTTGACCTCGGTTATACTCACGGTGA
- the xseA gene encoding exodeoxyribonuclease VII large subunit produces MVEYLSVSHLTKYLKLKFDRDPYLERVYLTGQVSNFRKRPSHQYFSLKDDKAVIQATMWAGVYKQLGFELEEGMKINAVGRVQLYEPSGSYSIVIEKAEPDGIGALAIKFEQLKKTLADEGLFKPEFKQVLPRFTKKIGVITSPSGAVIQDIITTVSRRFPGVEIVLYPTKVQGDGAAEEVATNIQRANQREDLDVLIVGRGGGSIEDLWAFNEERVVRAIFESRIPIISSVGHETDTTLADFVADRRAATPTAAAELATPVTKADLLGYLNQQETRAFQAMTNRLKYLRGQVEKISQSVLFRQPERLYDGYVQKLDRLTHQLQVRMREVYGQQKQASLLLDQRLQGIQLERRLEGLIEKVGQQQRLLKSNMANIYDNKVAKADKLMEALTMLDTSRIVARGYALVEKEGRVADSVTVIEENDRLTVRMRDGHLQVEVNHVQKDENI; encoded by the coding sequence ATGGTTGAATATTTGTCGGTTAGCCATCTAACCAAGTATTTAAAATTAAAGTTTGATCGAGATCCCTATTTGGAACGTGTTTACCTGACTGGTCAAGTGTCCAACTTCCGTAAGCGACCAAGTCATCAGTATTTTTCCTTGAAAGACGATAAGGCTGTCATTCAGGCGACCATGTGGGCAGGGGTCTATAAACAGCTAGGCTTTGAATTGGAAGAGGGGATGAAGATCAATGCCGTCGGCCGTGTTCAGCTCTATGAACCAAGTGGGTCCTATTCCATCGTCATTGAAAAAGCAGAGCCGGATGGGATTGGTGCCTTGGCAATCAAGTTTGAGCAGTTGAAGAAAACTTTGGCAGACGAAGGACTGTTTAAACCAGAATTCAAGCAAGTCTTGCCACGTTTTACGAAAAAAATCGGCGTGATTACTAGTCCAAGCGGAGCGGTTATTCAGGATATTATTACAACGGTTAGCCGCCGCTTTCCTGGAGTGGAAATTGTCCTCTATCCGACAAAGGTTCAAGGAGATGGGGCGGCTGAGGAAGTTGCGACCAATATTCAACGTGCCAACCAGCGTGAAGATTTAGATGTTCTCATCGTCGGTCGTGGTGGCGGGTCCATCGAAGACCTCTGGGCTTTTAATGAAGAGCGAGTAGTGCGAGCGATTTTTGAATCTCGCATTCCTATCATTTCCAGCGTGGGGCATGAAACTGATACGACCTTGGCAGATTTTGTAGCAGATAGGCGGGCGGCAACACCAACTGCAGCAGCAGAACTAGCTACCCCAGTCACCAAGGCTGATTTGTTGGGTTATTTGAACCAGCAGGAAACCCGAGCTTTTCAGGCCATGACCAATCGGTTGAAATACTTGCGTGGACAGGTTGAAAAAATTAGCCAATCCGTCCTCTTTCGTCAACCCGAGCGCCTCTATGATGGCTATGTGCAAAAATTAGATAGACTAACTCATCAACTTCAAGTACGAATGAGAGAAGTCTATGGGCAACAAAAACAGGCTAGTCTTTTGCTTGATCAGCGCCTGCAGGGCATCCAGCTTGAACGAAGATTGGAAGGATTAATTGAAAAAGTTGGTCAGCAACAACGCCTACTGAAGAGCAATATGGCAAATATCTATGATAATAAGGTAGCAAAAGCAGATAAACTTATGGAAGCCTTGACCATGCTGGATACCAGTCGCATTGTAGCCCGTGGTTATGCTCTAGTGGAAAAAGAAGGACGAGTGGCAGATAGTGTCACAGTAATTGAAGAGAATGATCGGTTGACAGTTCGCATGCGAGACGGTCACCTACAAGTGGAGGTAAATCATGTCCAAAAAGACGAAAACATTTGA
- a CDS encoding exodeoxyribonuclease VII small subunit, with protein sequence MSKKTKTFEENLAELEGIVTKLEQGDVALEEALAEFQKGMILSKDLQKTLAEAEKTLVKVMQADGSEAEMN encoded by the coding sequence ATGTCCAAAAAGACGAAAACATTTGAAGAAAACTTAGCTGAATTAGAAGGAATCGTGACCAAGTTGGAACAGGGTGATGTGGCCTTGGAAGAGGCACTTGCCGAGTTTCAAAAAGGAATGATCCTATCGAAAGACCTGCAAAAGACACTTGCGGAAGCTGAAAAGACCTTGGTCAAGGTCATGCAGGCAGATGGCAGTGAAGCGGAGATGAACTAA
- a CDS encoding polyprenyl synthetase family protein, whose product MVDVRRIDQEIRDFYYKRGTIVSEELIDAILYSIDGGGKRIRPILLLQIVEGFGVELQQAHYQVAAALEMIHTGSLIHDDLPAMDNDDYRRGRLTNHKKFDEATAILAGDSLFLDAFGLLSLADLPNQVLLDLVQLMSLASGTFGMVGGQMLDMLGEGKKLEIFDLINIHSNKTGRLLTFPFHAAGIITQQPSSVVSSLWQAGMLIGHAFQVRDDILDVTADFDELGKTPQKDLAAEKATYPSLLGLEESKFIVQDSLNKAVAIFKELEEHNGFKGQDVYQLIESLRING is encoded by the coding sequence ATGGTTGATGTGAGACGGATTGATCAGGAAATTCGCGATTTTTATTACAAACGTGGAACCATTGTTTCGGAAGAATTGATTGATGCGATTTTGTATTCGATTGATGGTGGTGGAAAGCGGATTAGACCGATCTTATTACTTCAAATCGTGGAAGGATTTGGGGTTGAACTGCAGCAAGCCCACTACCAAGTGGCCGCTGCCTTGGAAATGATTCACACGGGAAGTCTGATTCATGATGATTTGCCAGCTATGGATAATGATGATTATCGTAGAGGTCGACTTACTAACCATAAGAAATTTGACGAAGCGACAGCTATTTTAGCAGGCGATAGCCTCTTTTTAGACGCTTTTGGTCTCTTGTCTCTGGCTGATTTGCCAAATCAAGTTTTACTTGATTTGGTACAGCTTATGTCATTAGCATCTGGAACTTTTGGGATGGTCGGTGGTCAAATGCTGGACATGCTAGGTGAAGGAAAAAAATTGGAAATTTTTGACCTGATAAATATCCATAGCAATAAGACAGGTCGATTATTGACATTCCCATTTCATGCAGCAGGGATTATTACGCAACAGCCTAGTTCCGTTGTCAGTTCCTTGTGGCAAGCTGGGATGTTGATTGGTCATGCCTTTCAGGTTCGAGATGACATTTTAGATGTAACGGCAGATTTTGATGAATTGGGTAAAACGCCTCAGAAAGATTTGGCGGCTGAAAAAGCTACTTATCCAAGTTTGTTAGGATTGGAGGAGTCCAAATTCATTGTTCAAGATTCATTGAATAAGGCTGTGGCTATTTTTAAGGAATTAGAAGAACACAATGGCTTTAAGGGGCAAGACGTGTATCAATTGATAGAAAGTTTACGAATCAATGGCTAA
- a CDS encoding TlyA family RNA methyltransferase → MAKERVDVLAYKQGLFETREQAKRGVMAGLVVSVINGERYDKPGEKIDEGIELKLKGEKLKYVSRGGLKLEKAMEFFELSVEGQTTIDIGASTGGFTDVMLQAGAQQVYAVDVGTNQLAWKLRQDERVISMEQYNFRYAELADFEAGQPTFASIDVSFISLSLILPALHGILADKGQVVALVKPQFEAGREQIGKNGIVKDKAVHLKVLEQVTAMAIATGFSVKGLTFSPVQGGHGNIEFLALLEKSESAQFETTINLSQLVQLAHEEFQKDE, encoded by the coding sequence ATGGCTAAGGAAAGAGTAGATGTATTAGCTTATAAACAGGGGCTTTTCGAGACGCGGGAGCAGGCTAAGCGTGGAGTTATGGCTGGCTTAGTTGTCTCCGTCATCAATGGCGAACGCTATGATAAACCCGGCGAGAAAATTGACGAGGGAATTGAACTCAAGCTCAAGGGGGAAAAACTCAAGTATGTCAGCCGAGGTGGTCTCAAATTAGAGAAAGCCATGGAGTTTTTCGAATTATCAGTTGAAGGGCAGACAACGATTGATATTGGAGCTTCGACAGGTGGATTTACGGATGTTATGTTGCAGGCTGGTGCCCAGCAGGTCTATGCAGTGGATGTTGGTACCAATCAGCTGGCGTGGAAATTGCGTCAGGATGAGCGGGTTATCAGCATGGAGCAGTATAATTTCCGCTATGCTGAGTTAGCTGATTTTGAAGCAGGGCAACCGACCTTTGCCTCTATTGATGTCAGCTTCATCTCCCTGAGCTTGATTTTGCCAGCTCTACATGGCATTTTGGCAGACAAGGGCCAGGTGGTTGCCTTGGTTAAACCACAATTTGAAGCCGGACGGGAACAGATTGGGAAAAATGGCATTGTCAAGGACAAGGCTGTCCATCTCAAAGTTTTAGAGCAAGTAACTGCAATGGCTATTGCAACAGGTTTTTCTGTCAAGGGCTTGACCTTTTCTCCAGTCCAAGGCGGACATGGTAATATTGAATTTTTAGCCCTGCTTGAAAAATCAGAATCAGCCCAGTTTGAGACCACAATCAACCTTTCTCAGTTGGTTCAATTGGCACATGAGGAATTTCAGAAGGATGAATAA
- a CDS encoding arginine repressor, whose product MNKKERLELIQDLVVRYPIDTQDEIVERLKDFGVQATQATVSRDIKELGIIKVPTADNTYIYGLPKPKQKSPETKSILHLRSMDKMIHIDLVPGSALVIKRQILEQFGDQVFSVIADDDSILLIVKDEDYLPQIQQTIRMW is encoded by the coding sequence ATGAATAAAAAAGAACGTTTAGAATTAATACAGGACCTGGTAGTCCGCTATCCAATCGATACCCAAGATGAGATTGTAGAGCGCCTGAAAGACTTTGGGGTTCAGGCAACACAGGCGACTGTTTCGCGTGATATTAAAGAATTGGGGATTATCAAGGTTCCAACGGCCGATAACACCTACATTTACGGTTTGCCAAAGCCCAAGCAGAAATCGCCAGAAACCAAGTCAATCCTACACTTGAGAAGCATGGACAAGATGATCCATATTGACCTGGTTCCAGGTTCCGCCTTGGTGATTAAGCGCCAAATTTTGGAGCAGTTTGGGGACCAAGTCTTCAGCGTCATCGCGGATGATGATAGCATTTTGCTGATTGTGAAAGATGAAGATTATCTTCCGCAAATCCAGCAGACAATAAGGATGTGGTAG
- the recN gene encoding DNA repair protein RecN, whose translation MLLDISIKNFAIIEEVSLTFDKGMTVLTGETGAGKSIIIDAMNLMLGARATTDVIRHGCPKAEIEGLFSLEQSRALEQVLEEQGIEVTDELIIRREILQNGRSVSRINGQLVNLSVLKQVGQFLVDIHGQHDQEELMKAQHHIRLLDSFGDQAFWDLKTAYQEAFESYRTMRKLVLEKQRNELEHKARIEMLEYQIAEIEAAELKAGEDRQLQQERDRLLNHKQIADTLTNAFVLLDNEDFSSLSNLRSAMNDLQSLEEFDPDYKELSTNLTESYYVVEEVTKRLGDIIDDLDFDGNRLLQLEQRLDVIHSMTKKYGGDLAHVLDYLDKITEEYNLLTGRNQGEQDFEGQLKHLEKQLVSLADQLLVARQGLAKELEADIAQELKDLYMEKARFQVQFFKGKFNREGNQTVEFYIATNPGEDLKPLVKVASGGELSRLMLAIKSALARKEGKTAIVFDEVDTGVSGRVAQAIAQKIYKIGQFGQVLAISHLPQVIAIADHQFFIEKVSDQEKTISRVRLLEMEERIEEIAKMLAGDTVSAAARAQARELVEKG comes from the coding sequence ATGTTACTAGATATTTCGATCAAGAACTTTGCCATTATTGAAGAAGTCTCCTTGACCTTTGACAAAGGTATGACCGTCTTAACAGGGGAGACAGGCGCCGGAAAATCGATCATCATCGACGCCATGAACCTGATGCTGGGAGCACGCGCGACGACAGATGTTATCCGCCACGGCTGTCCCAAAGCTGAGATTGAGGGTCTTTTTTCCTTGGAACAAAGCAGAGCCCTGGAGCAAGTATTGGAAGAGCAGGGGATTGAGGTGACCGATGAGCTGATTATCCGTCGGGAAATCCTACAAAATGGCCGATCTGTCAGCCGAATCAACGGTCAATTGGTTAATTTGTCTGTCCTCAAACAAGTCGGCCAATTCTTAGTAGATATTCATGGCCAACATGACCAAGAAGAATTGATGAAAGCCCAGCACCATATCCGTTTATTGGATAGTTTTGGCGACCAAGCTTTTTGGGACTTGAAAACAGCTTACCAAGAGGCCTTTGAGTCCTATCGTACCATGCGCAAGCTAGTTCTTGAAAAACAGCGCAATGAATTAGAGCATAAGGCCCGCATCGAGATGCTGGAGTACCAGATTGCTGAGATTGAGGCGGCAGAACTCAAGGCGGGTGAAGATCGCCAGCTCCAACAAGAACGTGACCGTCTTTTGAATCATAAGCAGATTGCAGATACATTGACCAACGCCTTTGTTCTACTGGACAATGAAGATTTTTCCAGCCTATCCAATCTTCGATCTGCCATGAATGATTTACAAAGTTTGGAAGAATTTGACCCAGACTATAAAGAACTGTCCACAAATTTGACAGAGTCTTACTATGTCGTTGAAGAAGTGACTAAGCGTTTGGGAGACATCATCGACGATCTGGATTTTGATGGCAATCGTTTACTGCAACTGGAACAACGTTTGGATGTGATTCACTCCATGACCAAGAAATATGGAGGCGACCTGGCTCATGTCTTGGACTATTTGGACAAGATTACAGAAGAATACAATCTCTTAACTGGTCGAAATCAAGGAGAGCAAGATTTTGAAGGCCAATTAAAACATTTGGAAAAACAATTGGTTTCCTTGGCAGATCAGTTGCTAGTAGCTAGACAAGGCTTGGCTAAGGAATTGGAAGCAGATATTGCACAAGAGTTGAAAGACCTGTATATGGAAAAAGCTCGCTTTCAAGTGCAATTTTTCAAGGGTAAGTTTAACCGAGAAGGTAACCAAACAGTAGAATTCTACATCGCAACCAACCCTGGTGAAGACTTGAAACCCTTGGTAAAAGTAGCTTCTGGAGGAGAATTATCCCGCCTGATGTTGGCCATTAAATCCGCTTTGGCTCGCAAGGAAGGCAAGACCGCAATTGTGTTCGACGAAGTTGACACGGGGGTATCCGGTCGAGTTGCTCAGGCCATCGCTCAAAAGATTTACAAGATTGGGCAATTTGGCCAAGTTTTGGCGATTTCCCACCTGCCTCAGGTAATCGCTATAGCGGATCACCAGTTCTTTATTGAAAAGGTTTCAGATCAAGAAAAGACAATTTCACGGGTCCGCTTGTTGGAAATGGAAGAGCGCATCGAAGAAATTGCGAAAATGCTTGCCGGCGACACTGTATCTGCTGCAGCACGCGCACAAGCCAGAGAATTAGTCGAAAAAGGGTAG
- a CDS encoding DegV family protein, translating to MSRVKIVTDSSTTMEESLLAELDITRVPLSVMVDGVVYSDADLSEGQFLQLMRQSKHLPKTSQPPVGLFAETFSDLAKDGSQIIAIHLSHALSGTVEAARQGASLSGADVTVIDSGFTDQAAKFQVVAAAKMAQAGASKEEILAKLEEIKEKTQLFIGVSTLENLVKGGRIGRVTGLLSSLLNIRVIMEMTDHQLNPVVKGRGAKTFKKWLDEFSQSLSQKSVAEIGVSYSGSPQFAQEIKEKLADKVSSPISVLETGSIIQTHTGEDAWAILVRYE from the coding sequence ATGTCACGAGTTAAAATTGTAACGGATTCAAGCACGACAATGGAAGAAAGTCTGTTGGCAGAATTGGACATCACCCGTGTTCCTTTATCAGTTATGGTGGATGGTGTGGTGTATTCCGATGCGGATTTGTCAGAAGGCCAGTTTCTTCAATTGATGCGTCAAAGCAAGCATTTACCAAAAACAAGTCAACCTCCTGTTGGCTTGTTTGCAGAGACTTTTTCAGACTTAGCGAAGGATGGCAGTCAAATCATCGCTATCCATCTTTCTCACGCCCTTTCTGGAACTGTTGAAGCCGCTCGCCAAGGGGCTAGTCTTTCAGGTGCAGATGTAACGGTTATAGATTCAGGCTTTACAGACCAGGCAGCCAAATTCCAGGTAGTAGCAGCCGCAAAAATGGCACAGGCTGGAGCGAGCAAGGAAGAAATCTTGGCTAAGCTAGAAGAAATCAAAGAAAAAACCCAATTGTTTATTGGGGTTTCAACCTTGGAAAACCTAGTCAAGGGGGGACGTATCGGTCGAGTTACTGGTTTACTCAGCTCCCTGCTCAATATCCGTGTCATTATGGAGATGACCGACCATCAATTGAATCCAGTTGTCAAAGGTCGCGGAGCCAAAACCTTCAAGAAATGGCTGGATGAATTTAGCCAGAGCCTGTCCCAAAAGTCAGTTGCTGAGATTGGTGTTTCCTATTCAGGATCACCTCAATTCGCCCAGGAAATCAAGGAAAAACTGGCAGATAAAGTTTCTAGTCCGATTTCGGTCTTGGAAACAGGTTCCATCATTCAAACTCACACAGGCGAGGATGCCTGGGCTATTTTAGTGCGCTATGAATAG
- a CDS encoding SGNH/GDSL hydrolase family protein, with protein MIPNQAPILSKGQEKLAPPSLTYLALGDSLTEGVGDETGQGGFVPLLAQELTNRYGYEVTSYNQGVSGNTSSQILKRMEEADLAKQLAAADLLTLTVGGNDLRKLLVGHLTDLSDQVVAKGIRDYQKRLLQLIETARQDNPDLPIYVLGLYNPFLVNFPDLDQLDQLIREWNQATQETLSSLKAVYYIDIYQDMVEIDQDQTEELSLEDLLTSEDYFHPSHTGYEVIKKVMMEEIDASKEQWQD; from the coding sequence ATGATTCCGAACCAGGCTCCGATTTTGTCCAAGGGGCAGGAAAAACTGGCGCCGCCCAGTTTGACCTACCTGGCTTTGGGGGATTCGCTGACCGAAGGAGTGGGGGATGAAACTGGACAGGGGGGCTTTGTGCCGCTCTTAGCCCAAGAATTGACCAATCGCTATGGCTATGAGGTCACCAGCTACAATCAAGGTGTTTCAGGCAATACAAGCTCGCAAATCTTGAAACGAATGGAAGAAGCGGATCTGGCCAAACAATTGGCAGCAGCGGACTTACTAACCCTGACTGTCGGTGGTAATGACCTGCGGAAGCTCTTAGTTGGGCACTTAACGGATTTGAGTGATCAGGTTGTAGCAAAAGGGATTCGGGATTATCAGAAACGCTTGCTGCAGTTGATTGAGACAGCACGTCAAGACAATCCCGACCTACCCATTTATGTTTTAGGGCTCTATAACCCCTTTTTGGTTAATTTCCCAGATTTGGACCAATTGGACCAGTTGATTCGGGAGTGGAATCAAGCCACCCAGGAGACCCTATCTAGTCTGAAAGCTGTTTACTATATAGATATTTATCAGGATATGGTCGAGATTGACCAGGACCAGACCGAAGAGTTGAGTCTAGAAGACCTTTTGACCTCTGAAGATTACTTCCACCCTAGTCATACAGGCTATGAGGTCATAAAAAAAGTGATGATGGAGGAAATTGATGCAAGCAAAGAGCAATGGCAAGATTAA
- a CDS encoding YpmS family protein: MQAKSNGKINVWKWACLLLLAFQLAFALVIWKRVTTVREEIASQIVSSQTGEKVGQFSTSKEELNQLMNSYLEEYQTEDFSYQVYLNSQFLLFEGSYQFLGSSIPLSIYFIPSKLENGDILLKVSEISAGTLPLPTKEILTYIDKNYKLPTFIQIDKDQSQLVIALNQLENDLGLFARVNTIDLYNDQILLDLYRKS, from the coding sequence ATGCAAGCAAAGAGCAATGGCAAGATTAATGTTTGGAAATGGGCCTGTTTACTCTTATTAGCCTTTCAACTGGCCTTTGCATTGGTCATTTGGAAGCGAGTAACAACTGTACGTGAAGAAATAGCTAGCCAGATAGTTTCTAGCCAAACTGGTGAAAAGGTTGGGCAATTTAGCACCTCGAAAGAAGAACTCAATCAACTGATGAATAGCTATTTGGAAGAATACCAAACAGAGGATTTTTCTTATCAAGTCTATCTCAATTCTCAATTTCTCCTTTTTGAAGGTAGCTACCAATTCCTTGGCTCTAGCATTCCACTGTCTATTTATTTTATCCCTTCCAAACTTGAAAACGGTGATATCTTATTAAAAGTTTCGGAAATTTCAGCAGGCACGCTTCCGCTTCCAACAAAGGAAATTCTGACCTACATTGATAAGAATTACAAGCTACCAACCTTTATTCAGATTGATAAGGATCAGAGTCAACTCGTTATCGCATTGAATCAGTTGGAAAATGATTTAGGGCTATTTGCCCGAGTAAATACCATTGATTTATATAATGATCAAATCCTACTAGATCTCTATCGAAAAAGCTAG
- a CDS encoding HU family DNA-binding protein, translated as MANKQDLIAKVAEATSLTKKDSAAAVDAVFAAVADYLAAGEKVQLIGFGNFEVRERAARKGRNPQSGEEITIAASKVPAFKAGKALKDAVK; from the coding sequence ATGGCTAATAAACAAGATTTGATTGCAAAAGTTGCAGAAGCAACTTCATTGACTAAAAAAGACTCAGCAGCAGCAGTTGATGCAGTATTTGCAGCAGTAGCTGACTACCTTGCAGCTGGTGAAAAAGTACAATTGATCGGTTTCGGTAACTTTGAAGTTCGCGAACGCGCAGCTCGTAAAGGTCGTAACCCACAATCTGGTGAAGAAATCACAATCGCAGCATCAAAAGTTCCAGCATTCAAAGCTGGTAAAGCACTCAAGGATGCGGTTAAATAA
- a CDS encoding YjzC family protein, with protein MSKNLIKPGTDNQPAGTYQEVGPRGGQVSGGRVVHIDKGDRLPPTQEPGRNWVKQ; from the coding sequence ATGAGTAAAAACCTAATCAAACCAGGAACTGACAATCAACCTGCAGGGACATATCAAGAAGTTGGTCCTCGTGGTGGACAAGTTTCTGGCGGACGTGTGGTACACATCGACAAAGGTGATCGTTTACCACCTACTCAAGAACCTGGTCGAAACTGGGTCAAACAATAG
- a CDS encoding GNAT family N-acetyltransferase yields MIRLARQADIPVLINLLQDILQVHHQERPDIFRSSGQKFSEDDLKALLDNPAKPIFVYEVDGQVVGHLFCELRTATGDVLEPVKTLFIDDLCVASAARGQKIGEQFYDFALSYAKEQGCHNLTLDVWADNSGAVRFYERLGMKPQKFRMEQIID; encoded by the coding sequence ATGATTCGTTTAGCTAGGCAAGCTGATATTCCAGTATTAATCAATCTCTTGCAAGATATTTTACAGGTCCATCATCAGGAGCGGCCGGATATTTTTAGAAGCTCAGGGCAAAAATTTTCTGAGGATGACTTAAAGGCGCTTTTGGACAATCCAGCTAAGCCGATTTTTGTTTATGAAGTGGACGGTCAAGTGGTTGGCCATCTATTTTGTGAGCTTAGGACTGCGACAGGTGATGTTTTGGAACCAGTCAAAACCCTCTTCATAGATGATTTGTGTGTGGCCAGTGCTGCGCGTGGTCAAAAAATCGGTGAGCAATTCTATGACTTTGCCCTTTCCTATGCCAAGGAGCAAGGTTGTCACAACCTAACATTGGACGTATGGGCTGACAATTCGGGAGCCGTTCGATTTTATGAACGCTTGGGTATGAAGCCGCAAAAGTTCCGCATGGAGCAAATAATCGACTAA